One part of the Acinetobacter sp. XS-4 genome encodes these proteins:
- the thrH gene encoding bifunctional phosphoserine phosphatase/homoserine phosphotransferase ThrH yields MEIVCLDLEGVLVPEIWINFAKKTGIKELEATTRDIPDYDVLMTQRLNILKQHGLGLNDIQEVIAEMGPLPGAKEFVEWVSTHFQLVILSDTFYEFAHPLMKQLGWPTIFCHKLETDEEGMITAYKLRQPDQKRESVKALHGLNFRVIAAGDSYNDTTMLGEADHGFLFDAPANVIAEFPQFPAIHGYDALKEAIRSVSKRSIPA; encoded by the coding sequence ATGGAAATCGTATGCCTAGATCTTGAAGGGGTTTTAGTTCCTGAAATCTGGATCAATTTCGCTAAAAAAACAGGGATTAAAGAACTCGAGGCAACAACTCGTGATATTCCGGATTATGATGTTTTAATGACTCAGCGCCTTAATATCTTAAAACAACACGGTTTAGGCTTAAATGACATTCAAGAAGTCATTGCTGAGATGGGACCGTTACCAGGTGCAAAAGAATTTGTTGAATGGGTGAGTACTCATTTCCAACTCGTGATCTTGTCCGATACCTTCTATGAATTTGCGCATCCTTTAATGAAGCAATTAGGGTGGCCAACAATCTTCTGTCATAAATTAGAGACAGATGAAGAAGGAATGATTACAGCTTATAAATTGCGTCAACCAGATCAAAAACGTGAATCTGTTAAAGCACTACATGGTTTAAATTTCCGTGTAATCGCAGCGGGTGATTCATATAACGATACAACCATGTTGGGTGAAGCTGACCACGGTTTCTTATTTGATGCACCTGCAAACGTGATTGCTGAGTTCCCGCAGTTTCCAGCTATCCACGGATATGATGCATTAAAAGAAGCAATCCGTTCAGTTTCGAAACGTAGCATTCCAGCATAA
- a CDS encoding outer membrane protein transport protein, with the protein MKLKHLSTAMILATLPATGVFAAALDRSGQSMSAFLQPGNYFEAGISVLDPDVAGKEAGGSATRRDIGDMADDYYFPSAALKLQLNDKFSFGLLYDQPFGSDAEYSGNNAFVSNPGSDSVLSPAAIDGIVTKKAKEALIAQGLPVNDQTVAIAKGQVLASPQFQQLAGALAVANNYLGTGGTKVEVDTQNLSFVFGYQPTQNFNFYAGPVLQTVKGHVSLRGQAYSLYNGYDANIKETTGAGWLAGAAYQIPEIALKASVTYRSEIDHKVDINESLSLLNFPGLTSVLAGLDVPASKLQAINTEGKTTITTPQSVNLDFQTGVMANTVAFANVRWVNWKDFSIQPYKFGKVSEAVGNLVGRPNGFNLVEYADDQWSVNAGVGRKLNDKWAGNVSVGWDSGAGNPVTTLGPTEGYWNVGLGVQYSPTPQTFIAGGVKYFWLGDAKAQTGAQAGTDQYVAEFSDNNAIAYGLKLGYKF; encoded by the coding sequence ATGAAATTAAAACATCTGAGCACTGCAATGATTTTAGCAACGCTGCCTGCAACTGGGGTTTTTGCAGCAGCATTGGATCGCTCTGGACAATCAATGTCTGCATTCTTGCAGCCTGGTAACTACTTTGAAGCTGGTATTTCTGTTTTAGACCCAGATGTAGCGGGTAAAGAAGCAGGAGGAAGTGCAACTCGCCGTGATATTGGCGATATGGCTGATGATTACTATTTTCCAAGCGCAGCCTTAAAACTACAACTTAACGATAAATTCTCTTTTGGTTTACTTTACGATCAACCATTTGGTTCAGATGCAGAATACTCAGGTAATAACGCATTCGTTTCAAATCCAGGTTCTGACTCAGTTCTATCTCCTGCTGCAATTGACGGGATTGTTACGAAAAAAGCAAAAGAAGCTTTGATAGCACAAGGGTTACCTGTAAATGACCAAACTGTGGCAATAGCAAAAGGACAAGTTTTAGCAAGTCCTCAATTTCAACAACTTGCGGGTGCTCTTGCTGTAGCAAATAATTATTTAGGAACTGGCGGAACAAAAGTTGAAGTTGATACACAAAACTTATCTTTTGTTTTTGGTTATCAACCGACTCAAAATTTTAACTTCTATGCGGGCCCAGTATTACAAACAGTTAAAGGTCATGTAAGTTTACGAGGTCAAGCTTATAGCCTTTACAATGGTTATGATGCAAATATTAAAGAAACTACAGGCGCTGGTTGGTTAGCAGGTGCAGCTTATCAAATCCCTGAAATTGCATTAAAAGCATCTGTAACTTATCGATCTGAAATTGATCATAAAGTGGATATTAATGAAAGTTTATCTTTATTAAATTTCCCGGGTCTTACTTCAGTACTTGCTGGTTTAGATGTTCCTGCATCTAAACTTCAAGCTATTAACACAGAAGGGAAAACTACAATTACTACCCCCCAATCTGTAAACCTTGATTTCCAAACAGGTGTCATGGCAAATACAGTCGCATTCGCCAATGTACGTTGGGTAAACTGGAAAGACTTCTCAATTCAACCATATAAATTTGGTAAAGTTTCAGAAGCTGTAGGCAATCTTGTTGGGCGTCCAAATGGCTTTAATTTAGTTGAATACGCTGATGACCAATGGTCTGTTAATGCTGGTGTAGGCCGTAAACTTAATGATAAATGGGCAGGTAACGTTTCTGTAGGTTGGGACTCTGGTGCAGGTAACCCTGTTACAACTTTAGGCCCAACTGAAGGTTATTGGAACGTAGGCCTAGGCGTTCAATATAGCCCAACCCCACAAACATTTATTGCTGGTGGCGTAAAATACTTCTGGCTGGGTGATGCCAAAGCTCAAACTGGCGCACAAGCAGGTACGGATCAATATGTTGCAGAGTTCTCTGACAACAATGCAATCGCTTATGGTTTAAAACTTGGCTATAAATTCTAA
- a CDS encoding NAD(P)H-dependent oxidoreductase codes for MNILIVHAHPEPQSFTAALKSTAKQTLEKLGHTVEVSDLYAMQFNPIASKEDFLELDQPDYFNYALEQRNASKNQLLAPDIQAEIEKVKKADLLILNFPFYWTSVPAILKGWIDRVFVSGLFYGGKRFYNHGGMSGKKAMLCLTLGGRTHMFGENSIHGPIENYLSPIQRGTLAYAGFEVLPPFIAYHVPYISQEARETLLDDYVTYLTHLDKLEPLKFPKLEQFDEKLYPL; via the coding sequence ATGAACATTCTGATTGTCCATGCTCATCCAGAACCACAGTCTTTTACTGCCGCTCTAAAAAGTACAGCCAAACAAACCTTAGAAAAATTGGGGCACACAGTAGAAGTTTCAGATTTATATGCCATGCAATTTAACCCTATTGCGTCCAAAGAGGATTTTTTAGAGCTCGACCAACCTGATTATTTTAACTATGCCCTCGAACAAAGAAATGCCAGCAAAAATCAACTTCTAGCTCCTGATATTCAAGCAGAAATTGAAAAGGTAAAAAAAGCTGATCTACTCATTTTAAATTTCCCATTCTATTGGACATCTGTTCCAGCAATTTTAAAGGGCTGGATTGATCGTGTGTTCGTTTCAGGACTTTTTTATGGCGGTAAACGGTTTTATAACCACGGTGGAATGTCTGGTAAAAAAGCGATGTTGTGCTTAACACTCGGTGGTAGAACGCACATGTTTGGAGAGAACTCCATTCACGGTCCAATCGAAAATTATTTATCACCGATTCAACGTGGTACTTTGGCATATGCAGGTTTTGAAGTTTTACCGCCATTCATTGCTTATCATGTACCTTATATTAGCCAAGAAGCACGAGAAACCCTTCTCGACGACTACGTAACCTACCTCACTCATCTAGACAAGCTTGAACCACTAAAATTTCCTAAGCTTGAGCAATTTGATGAAAAACTATATCCACTCTAA
- a CDS encoding AraC family transcriptional regulator, with product MNPELPGTYINLIAETVKRWDVSGEQLLDGSGITLDQLKKPYWYVEFNILNQLIERAIDLCKEPALAGYLALSMTASCYGSVGMAAIVSPNLEEALKILEQFIGSRCKVFKPELKQENNYAYWSIHQPVDAFQLSPNANIFLLVGFVQIAKKLTGLSHLGKVELQMPEPIGFTQISHQLPVTCLFNQKCNRWIFLKEYLAQPVLTVDPMLAPLLNAQCKRDIEKLNLKSGWKGRVKQVAEKLLLNGEVETLKVGQVAQIMNMSERTLQRYLALDHTSFTLLVDSLKKEHALKFLAQNNLSIEKVALMLGYAETSHFTRAFKRWMGITPKYFQIKHKMDDLS from the coding sequence ATGAATCCAGAATTACCCGGAACTTATATTAATTTAATTGCCGAGACTGTTAAGCGGTGGGATGTCTCTGGTGAGCAACTTTTAGATGGAAGTGGAATAACCTTAGACCAATTAAAAAAGCCTTATTGGTATGTTGAGTTCAACATCTTAAATCAGCTTATTGAACGGGCGATTGATTTATGCAAAGAGCCAGCATTAGCTGGGTATTTAGCTTTAAGCATGACGGCTTCATGTTATGGGTCAGTCGGAATGGCAGCTATAGTTTCTCCAAATTTAGAAGAAGCGCTGAAAATTCTTGAACAGTTCATTGGCTCACGTTGTAAGGTCTTTAAACCAGAATTAAAACAAGAAAATAATTATGCATATTGGTCAATTCATCAACCCGTCGATGCATTTCAGCTGAGCCCAAATGCCAACATTTTTTTGTTAGTCGGTTTTGTCCAAATTGCAAAAAAATTAACAGGGCTTTCCCATTTAGGAAAAGTTGAATTACAAATGCCAGAACCAATAGGTTTTACCCAAATAAGTCATCAATTGCCTGTTACTTGTTTATTTAATCAAAAGTGTAATCGTTGGATATTTCTAAAAGAGTATTTAGCACAGCCTGTATTAACGGTGGACCCAATGCTAGCGCCGTTGTTAAATGCACAATGTAAGCGGGATATAGAGAAATTAAACTTAAAAAGTGGCTGGAAAGGGCGAGTCAAACAAGTTGCTGAAAAATTGCTTTTGAATGGGGAGGTTGAGACATTAAAAGTTGGGCAAGTGGCTCAAATCATGAATATGTCAGAGCGAACCCTGCAACGCTATTTAGCTCTTGATCATACTAGTTTTACCCTTTTGGTGGACTCACTGAAAAAGGAGCATGCCCTGAAATTTTTAGCACAAAATAACCTGTCGATTGAAAAAGTCGCTTTAATGCTAGGTTATGCCGAGACTTCTCACTTTACCCGTGCATTTAAGCGCTGGATGGGCATCACGCCTAAATATTTCCAAATCAAACATAAGATGGATGATTTAAGTTAA
- a CDS encoding fatty acid desaturase family protein, which produces MNAQVSVTDLFSREEIQELTQPSDAYGAWAVASTWAVIGGTFASLIMMWDYLPSWGKLLACMLALAILAGRQLCLAILMHDASHKSLFKNKKINDFVGEWLCARPIWNDLQKYRVHHVRHHAKTSTPDDPDLSLVSGFPVSKKSLTRKFLRDLTGMTGLKFSFGRVLMDLDLMKWTVANDQVWLDRSNKDFVDYAKSLIKNSSGAIATNVALYGVLKAFGQQRFYWLWPLAYLTPFPLFLRIRSMAEHAGMQTSNTALTNTRTTRAGWIARSFVAPIHVNYHMEHHLMASVPYFKLPRMHRLLRNRGHVPAPPSYFEVIESLSSKPEKST; this is translated from the coding sequence ATGAATGCACAAGTGAGTGTGACCGATCTCTTTAGCAGAGAAGAAATACAGGAACTCACACAACCCTCAGATGCATATGGTGCTTGGGCTGTTGCAAGTACGTGGGCTGTTATTGGTGGAACATTTGCCAGTTTAATCATGATGTGGGATTACTTACCGAGCTGGGGCAAATTACTTGCTTGTATGCTTGCCTTAGCAATATTGGCTGGTCGCCAGTTATGCCTAGCGATTTTGATGCATGATGCATCGCATAAAAGCTTGTTCAAAAATAAAAAAATAAATGACTTTGTCGGTGAGTGGCTATGCGCCCGTCCCATCTGGAATGATCTACAAAAATATCGCGTACATCATGTGCGTCATCATGCAAAAACGTCTACTCCAGATGACCCAGACCTTTCTTTAGTTTCTGGTTTTCCTGTAAGTAAAAAATCTCTTACTCGTAAATTCTTACGCGACTTAACGGGTATGACCGGATTAAAGTTTAGCTTTGGTCGAGTGTTAATGGATCTCGATTTAATGAAATGGACGGTTGCAAATGATCAAGTCTGGCTAGACCGAAGTAATAAAGACTTCGTTGACTATGCTAAAAGTCTTATAAAAAACAGTAGTGGAGCCATTGCAACCAATGTAGCTCTTTATGGTGTTTTAAAAGCTTTTGGTCAACAACGGTTTTATTGGTTATGGCCCCTAGCTTACTTAACCCCCTTCCCATTATTTTTAAGAATTCGCTCCATGGCCGAACATGCAGGTATGCAAACGAGTAATACCGCTTTAACGAATACCCGTACAACACGTGCAGGTTGGATTGCTAGAAGTTTTGTGGCCCCTATTCATGTTAATTACCATATGGAACACCATTTAATGGCTTCGGTGCCCTACTTCAAATTACCGCGCATGCATCGTCTATTGAGAAATCGCGGCCATGTTCCAGCACCACCTAGCTATTTTGAAGTAATTGAATCACTCTCATCTAAGCCAGAAAAATCTACTTAA
- a CDS encoding PaaX family transcriptional regulator C-terminal domain-containing protein, with product MKNTKINARHLIIDLFLSSAYPQLTIKQILIAAKLFNMSDNGIRVATTRLLNEGMIESVERGIYQLSPSTKDWAKVILNRKNGIKQTKEWQQNYLAVFTGTLGRIDRTALKKREHALHQFGFRELETGIYIRPDNLAYSFEKTCEELTLAGLENEAKISIIQKFDPKTVLLIPSLWDTKQLEENYEMYSQDIQEWLLNYKNLSLNEVATQALLLGRETITLLMNDPLLPPPFVNEHARNQFAQNVQQLDSIGQKLWQKLYKNELAH from the coding sequence ATGAAAAATACCAAAATTAATGCACGTCATCTTATTATCGATTTATTTCTTTCCTCAGCTTATCCTCAGCTCACCATTAAACAAATATTGATTGCAGCTAAACTTTTTAATATGAGTGACAACGGTATTCGTGTTGCTACGACTCGGCTACTAAATGAAGGCATGATAGAAAGTGTCGAGCGTGGTATCTATCAACTTTCACCATCAACTAAAGACTGGGCAAAAGTCATTTTGAATCGTAAAAATGGCATTAAACAAACCAAAGAATGGCAACAGAATTATCTGGCAGTGTTTACGGGGACATTAGGCCGTATAGATCGGACCGCTTTAAAAAAGAGAGAACATGCTTTACATCAATTTGGTTTTAGAGAACTTGAAACTGGTATTTATATACGCCCAGACAATTTAGCCTATAGTTTTGAAAAAACATGTGAAGAACTCACTTTAGCGGGCCTTGAAAATGAAGCTAAAATTTCTATTATTCAAAAGTTTGACCCAAAAACAGTTTTGTTAATTCCTTCTTTATGGGATACGAAGCAGCTTGAAGAAAATTATGAGATGTATAGTCAAGATATCCAAGAATGGCTTTTGAATTATAAAAATTTATCCTTAAATGAGGTCGCCACTCAAGCTTTGTTATTAGGACGTGAAACGATTACCTTACTCATGAACGACCCTCTGTTGCCCCCTCCATTTGTTAACGAACATGCCCGCAATCAGTTTGCTCAAAATGTACAGCAGCTCGACTCGATTGGACAAAAGCTGTGGCAGAAACTTTATAAAAATGAATTAGCCCATTAA
- a CDS encoding undecaprenyl-diphosphate phosphatase — protein sequence MENFEVIKALFLGFVEGLTEFLPISSTGHLILFGHIIDFHSDGGRVFEVVIQLGAILAVCWLYRQKIVNLIKGFFSGDVESRHFAISVLIAFFPAVIIGVLAVDFIKSVLFSPIVVAIALIVGALIIFWVESRQFEHKTLDATKITFKQALLVGLAQCVAMIPGTSRSGATIVGGMFAGLSRKAATEFSFFLAMPTMLGAATFDLVKNADVLTADNMINIGVGFVAAFIAALFVVKALVLFVERHTLRVFAWYRIALGVIILIAAMFFNLSA from the coding sequence ATGGAAAATTTTGAAGTTATAAAAGCACTGTTTTTAGGCTTTGTCGAAGGCTTAACTGAATTTTTACCAATCTCGAGTACAGGCCATTTAATTTTATTTGGTCATATTATCGATTTCCATTCAGACGGCGGTCGTGTATTTGAGGTCGTAATCCAGTTAGGTGCTATTTTGGCAGTGTGCTGGTTATACCGACAAAAAATTGTTAACTTGATTAAAGGCTTCTTTAGTGGTGATGTGGAATCACGTCATTTTGCTATCAGTGTACTTATTGCATTCTTCCCCGCAGTTATTATTGGGGTTTTGGCAGTAGACTTTATTAAAAGTGTTTTATTCAGCCCAATTGTGGTGGCGATTGCCTTAATTGTCGGGGCGCTTATTATTTTCTGGGTTGAATCTAGACAATTTGAACATAAGACACTCGATGCAACCAAAATTACTTTTAAACAAGCACTTTTAGTTGGACTTGCTCAATGTGTTGCCATGATTCCAGGAACTTCACGTTCAGGTGCAACAATTGTGGGCGGAATGTTTGCGGGCTTATCACGTAAGGCTGCTACAGAATTCTCTTTCTTCCTTGCTATGCCAACCATGTTGGGTGCTGCAACTTTTGACTTAGTTAAAAATGCTGACGTACTGACCGCCGATAATATGATTAATATTGGGGTAGGTTTCGTTGCTGCTTTTATTGCCGCATTGTTTGTTGTAAAAGCATTGGTTCTGTTTGTAGAGCGTCATACCTTACGCGTATTTGCTTGGTATCGAATTGCACTCGGTGTAATTATTTTAATTGCAGCAATGTTCTTTAATTTATCGGCTTAA
- a CDS encoding AraC family transcriptional regulator translates to MPQNHLTEHLVDAFLHLAPAEGLYPTFISNITLMRVDHSTPPVAVLQEPSIVLVIQGLKRGYIGKEIFQFQRGQCLFISIAIPFDCDTVVENNEPMLAIAIKFEPQMMADLITKMDKQQQVVTEDVHSEDLKLSCGLRVIDMNITISEVALRLLNLLRSKQDTFILGEQVKRELVYRVVQASGNNLVESLSAIVSRNGVIYTICEIIQRDYYHNLTVQELAKQAGMSISLFHQTFKKVTNYSPLQYIKITRLHKARELIMNNKMGVAEAAYEVGYVSASQFSREFKRLFGVPPKSSII, encoded by the coding sequence ATGCCGCAAAATCATCTTACAGAACATTTGGTCGATGCATTTTTGCACTTGGCTCCAGCAGAAGGACTCTATCCTACTTTTATTTCTAACATCACTTTGATGCGTGTAGATCATTCCACACCTCCTGTTGCCGTGCTGCAAGAACCCTCAATTGTTTTAGTTATACAGGGATTGAAGCGAGGGTATATTGGTAAAGAAATCTTTCAATTTCAACGAGGACAGTGCTTATTCATCTCAATTGCAATACCGTTTGATTGCGATACTGTTGTTGAAAATAATGAACCAATGTTGGCGATAGCAATAAAATTTGAACCACAAATGATGGCTGATCTCATTACTAAAATGGATAAACAGCAACAAGTGGTTACTGAAGATGTTCACTCTGAAGATTTAAAATTAAGCTGTGGGCTTAGAGTGATCGACATGAATATCACCATTTCCGAGGTTGCTCTCAGATTGCTTAATTTACTTCGTTCTAAACAAGATACTTTTATATTAGGTGAGCAAGTTAAAAGAGAGTTGGTTTATCGTGTGGTGCAGGCCTCAGGTAATAATCTAGTCGAGAGTTTATCCGCTATAGTAAGTCGAAATGGTGTGATTTACACCATTTGTGAAATTATTCAGCGTGATTATTATCATAACTTAACGGTTCAAGAATTGGCGAAACAAGCAGGCATGAGCATCTCGCTTTTTCATCAGACTTTTAAAAAAGTGACAAATTATTCGCCCTTACAGTACATAAAAATTACTCGGTTACATAAGGCACGTGAGTTAATCATGAACAATAAAATGGGTGTAGCAGAAGCCGCCTATGAGGTTGGTTATGTCAGTGCTTCACAATTTAGCCGAGAATTTAAGCGACTGTTTGGCGTTCCACCCAAGTCCTCAATTATTTAA